From Roseburia hominis, the proteins below share one genomic window:
- a CDS encoding GNAT family N-acetyltransferase, with translation MDILNTNQKPWKEIKEIYLEAFPKSERKPFFTVRRSVKKGKAQLLTAIDNGILQGFVMVIPYRDMVMVDYLAVSGKIRSHGTGSKIMQEVCKCFSDKRIVLLIEKLDDNAENKEQRIARRKFYHKNGFTSSDIFITGYSGNMEILKFGGTVSPQEYMDLQRYALGKLMFHMSGIHLDTQ, from the coding sequence ATGGATATTTTGAATACGAATCAAAAACCGTGGAAAGAAATCAAAGAGATTTACTTAGAAGCTTTCCCCAAGTCCGAACGAAAACCCTTTTTCACGGTTCGGCGTTCTGTAAAAAAGGGTAAAGCGCAGTTGCTGACGGCTATAGATAACGGAATTTTACAAGGCTTCGTTATGGTGATTCCATACAGAGATATGGTTATGGTGGATTATCTGGCAGTTTCCGGAAAAATCCGAAGCCACGGAACCGGCAGTAAAATTATGCAAGAGGTATGCAAATGTTTTTCCGATAAAAGAATTGTTCTTTTGATCGAAAAACTCGACGATAACGCCGAAAACAAAGAACAGCGGATTGCACGACGAAAATTTTATCACAAAAACGGTTTCACATCCTCGGATATTTTTATCACCGGGTATAGCGGCAATATGGAAATTCTTAAATTTGGCGGTACAGTATCTCCACAGGAATATATGGATTTACAGAGGTACGCTTTGGGAAAACTGATGTTTCACATGTCTGGAATCCATTTAGACACACAATGA